The DNA sequence aatagaaaaatattattataataaagagaaaatactTGTATGAACTAGTTTATCTACATGAAGTATGGACTATGTTATAATATTTTGTCTACTCACAAAGTTATACATTGATTGGAGTCTTCTTttctcattaaaataattttagtcatTTTTCGTTCTTATTACACTACAACAAATGTGGGATTTTTCCATGTACTAATTTGTACTTAAAAAAAGAGCATATCATGgtcaaaaaaaagtttttttttgtggCAAGGTTGTTGCTCTAAGTCCatgaataatcattttttaccataacaaatcaatttcatagccaaaaaaggtaaaattttgcCATAAAATAAACTTTGTGGCAACATGTTTTTCACCACAAAataaaacttgtagcaacataTCACTTTTTCCACAAAACAAATTCAtagcaaaaatcaaaattttctatgaaaacaaaattcatGGTAAAAGTTCACTACGAAAAATATTTATGGTTTATGATTAAAttccaccataaaaaaaaattgtggccAAATTGCTATCTAAAGAGCATCACTGATCATTCTGCCATTGTTGTCCCTCAATGCTAAAATCTATAATGAATCATTAACTTGACATGAATTAggatcaatataaaaaataaaaaaaaataaaaacaaaagatgaaCTTAGCTAAAAACAATTAAAGCCTATAAATTCAcacaaagaatattaataatttaatcatttaatatCAATATTACATCCTTTAACACACTCAGCTTAGTATGAATAAGATGTCACACCACTGCTAAACCCATGCTCTTTTCTTGGACGTAGCGATATCATCTCCTTGAGCTTTAAGTCATCACAAGGAGCACTGGGATCAGAAACAAATGTCCGGAACAGCAATTCTGCCTTCAAGCATGTTCACAACTGATGGCATAGCTGGCCTGACTGCTGGAGAGACGTTTGTGCACAGGAGAGCTATGTTGATCATCACCATGATCTCTTCCTTGTTGAAGTCTAAGCCCAATCTGGGGTCGACTAGACCCATCAAATTCCCCTTCCCTTTTAATGAGTGCCTAGAGATCGagcaagaaagaaaatacaGTAAGAGAATTTCTTGTGCTGCAATAAGACTCTATTTGTTTCAACATATGCTGAATGAAGCCATGGAAATGTCACAACCACATTGAATGAGTTTAATATTTGGTATGTGATGAATGGGATGTGCCCAGCTAGCCTGCTACCCAGAAAGACGCATGCTAATACAGGGGTTTGCTCAAAGTGGTCCAGGCAGGTCCTTGATGACGTCTTATTACTAATACGGTAATACCACACAATTTGTATAATTGAAGTCATTCAGGAAGAGAGCATATACTACCTGCTTCTTCGTATAAGGTTGAAAAGGAAGCAATACATGTAAGTACTAGTAGTATTGGGGCAAAATTGTTTTGtttgaacaaatttttgttcaagAGAGCCTATTTTATCCATATTAAATCATGAACTAGGAAAATGGTCCAAAGGATGCCATGAATTAGAATATAACTTCGGCCCAAGATAGGAAAATGTAGTTGCCATGATGTGGTgtctatatattttaatatatacaatTCGAGAGCCATGGTTAAGGGTTCATGATTTGGATCCAATTCACTTCCACTTTGGTCAAGCTGGGAAATTTATACTCTAGATGTATACTCTAGGTTCCCAACAGGTTTTACTGCTTGTAGTTTAGACAGCCATTCATCCTTGAAGATGCTTCCCGACACAAATAACAAATCATGCTGTTAAAATTATGCAATCAGCCTAGATGGATAAGAATGAGAAAATTCAGAAATGACAAATACAATAAAGAATGTGATCGAAATTACCCAATCAAGACGATAGATGCATTCCTCTTTTGACCTATAAGTAGTGTTGCTTCTTCCACTGACAATTTCCAAGGCAACAATTCCAAAACTGTAAACATCTGCTTCTTCCACTGCAAATGCGAGTTTGATTTTACACAAATTTTCCATTTGGAATGAAGGATAAACACTGGAGATCAA is a window from the Vitis riparia cultivar Riparia Gloire de Montpellier isolate 1030 chromosome 9, EGFV_Vit.rip_1.0, whole genome shotgun sequence genome containing:
- the LOC117922297 gene encoding probable LRR receptor-like serine/threonine-protein kinase At5g65240 isoform X6; this translates as MLKSVDPNNQEFEWKKQMFTVLELLPWKLSVEEATLLIGQKRNASIVLIGHSLKGKGNLMGLVDPRLGLDFNKEEIMVMINIALLCTNVSPAVRPAMTFVSDPSAPCDDLKLKEMISLRPRKEHGFSSGVTSYSY
- the LOC117922297 gene encoding probable LRR receptor-like serine/threonine-protein kinase At5g65240 isoform X3; the protein is MIRRRIWKRKSFDFKWKKQMFTVLELLPWKLSVEEATLLIGQKRNASIVLIGHSLKGKGNLMGLVDPRLGLDFNKEEIMVMINIALLCTNVSPAVRPAMTFVSDPSAPCDDLKLKEMISLRPRKEHGFSSGVTSYSY
- the LOC117922297 gene encoding probable LRR receptor-like serine/threonine-protein kinase At1g53440 isoform X1; this encodes MENLCKIKLAFAVEEANVYSFGIVALEIVSGRSNITYRPKEECIYRLDWWKKQMFTVLELLPWKLSVEEATLLIGQKRNASIVLIGHSLKGKGNLMGLVDPRLGLDFNKEEIMVMINIALLCTNVSPAVRPAMTFVSDPSAPCDDLKLKEMISLRPRKEHGFSSGVTSYSY
- the LOC117922297 gene encoding probable LRR receptor-like serine/threonine-protein kinase At1g53430 isoform X2; amino-acid sequence: MENLCKIKLAFAVEEANVYSFGIVALEIVSGRSNITYRPKEECIYRLDWWKKQMFTVLELLPWKLSVEEATLLIGQKRNASIVLIGHSLKGKGNLMGLVDPRLGLDFNKEEIMVMINIALLCTNVSPAVRPAMPSVVNMLEGRIAVPDICF
- the LOC117922297 gene encoding probable LRR receptor-like serine/threonine-protein kinase At5g65240 isoform X5, with amino-acid sequence MLKSVDPNNQEFEWKKQMFTVLELLPWKLSVEEATLLIGQKRNASIVLIGHSLKGKGNLMGLVDPRLGLDFNKEEIMVMINIALLCTNVSPAVRPAMTFVSDPSAPCDDLKLKEMISLRPRKEHGFSSGVTSYSY
- the LOC117922297 gene encoding probable LRR receptor-like serine/threonine-protein kinase At5g65240 isoform X4, giving the protein MIRRRIWKRKSFDFKWKKQMFTVLELLPWKLSVEEATLLIGQKRNASIVLIGHSLKGKGNLMGLVDPRLGLDFNKEEIMVMINIALLCTNVSPAVRPAMTFVSDPSAPCDDLKLKEMISLRPRKEHGFSSGVTSYSY